In Cydia fagiglandana chromosome 3, ilCydFagi1.1, whole genome shotgun sequence, the following are encoded in one genomic region:
- the LOC134680496 gene encoding spidroin-2-like, which translates to MARLAVICVALLVCLAGVYTAPQFGGSYSQANAQAGSFGGGPYGPGVQGPVGPPGPPGYGSGFGGPGFGRRIGNRGSSGSTNISISKSISISRGSGGGGAQSSAQSSAGSGGFGK; encoded by the exons ATGGCTCGACTGGCTGTGATTTGTGTGGCTTTACTGGTCTGTTTGGCTGGAGTATATACAG CTCCCCAATTCGGCGGATCGTACAGCCAAGCGAACGCCCAGGCTGGTTCATTCGGCGGCGGGCCCTACGGCCCCGGCGTCCAAGGCCCGGTCGGACCCCCCGGTCCCCCCGGCTACGGATCCGGCTTCGGCGGCCCGGGCTTCGGCCGTAGAATCGGAAACAGAGGGAGCAGTGGGAGCACTAACATCAGTATATCTAAGAGTATCAGTATCAGCAGAGGCAGTGGCGGCGGTGGGGCGCAGTCAAGTGCGCAATCCAGTGCGGGTTCCGGCGGCTTTGGGAAGTAA